A genomic window from Lactobacillus sp. ESL0677 includes:
- a CDS encoding DUF1831 domain-containing protein, which yields MANTVIINGDQRKFTLSPDLKLYALIDAGFVKTVKGNFNYEHPLYNDSPYDAPTKLKMTINKDMTRLTMVVTDRSGLQKVNIFKNKQLAQTVELLDYILKDLEERKIIVPVKD from the coding sequence ATGGCAAATACAGTTATAATTAATGGCGACCAGCGTAAATTTACACTAAGTCCCGATTTAAAACTTTATGCGTTGATTGATGCCGGTTTTGTCAAAACCGTTAAGGGCAATTTCAATTATGAACATCCACTTTATAATGATTCTCCTTATGATGCACCAACTAAACTTAAAATGACAATTAACAAGGACATGACGCGGTTAACAATGGTGGTAACCGATCGCAGTGGCCTGCAAAAGGTAAATATTTTTAAGAACAAGCAATTAGCACAAACTGTAGAACTGTTAGACTATATTTTAAAAGATCTCGAAGAACGTAAAATTATTGTTCCAGTAAAGGATTGA
- the mnmA gene encoding tRNA 2-thiouridine(34) synthase MnmA codes for MTEKKTRVVVGMSGGVDSSVSALLLKEQGYDVIGVFMKNWDDTDDAGVCTVTEDYDDVKKVADQIGIPYYSINFEKEYWHRVFEYFLSEYKKGRTPNPDIMCNSQIKFKSFLEFALNLDADYIAMGHYAKTVTDENGVTHMMRPKDGNKDQTYFLSQLSQEQINKVIFPLANLTKPQVREIAIKAGLATAKKKDSTGICFIGERNFRKFLSEFLPAKSGKMVTADGKVVGEHAGLMYYTIGQRSGLGLGSTKESTDPWFVVGKDLAKNELIVEQGYDSELLYATKLEASGMSFFTGQPDHDFKIHCSAKFRYRQCDVGVTVEYHAEQNTATVYFDEPARAVTPGQALVLYNGEECLGGGNIDAAYQEEKQLQLV; via the coding sequence TTGACTGAAAAGAAGACAAGAGTCGTTGTCGGCATGAGTGGCGGCGTTGATTCATCTGTGTCTGCTCTTTTATTGAAGGAGCAGGGCTATGATGTGATTGGCGTCTTTATGAAAAACTGGGATGACACTGACGATGCCGGTGTTTGTACAGTAACTGAAGATTACGATGATGTTAAAAAAGTAGCAGATCAAATTGGCATTCCATATTATTCAATTAATTTTGAAAAAGAATATTGGCACCGTGTATTTGAGTACTTTTTAAGTGAATATAAAAAGGGTAGAACACCTAATCCAGACATTATGTGTAATAGTCAAATCAAATTCAAATCATTTTTGGAATTTGCATTGAACTTAGATGCCGATTATATTGCAATGGGTCATTATGCTAAAACCGTCACGGACGAAAACGGCGTTACTCATATGATGCGGCCAAAAGACGGCAATAAGGACCAAACTTACTTCTTAAGTCAACTTAGTCAAGAACAAATTAACAAGGTGATTTTTCCGTTAGCTAATTTGACAAAACCGCAGGTACGCGAAATCGCAATTAAGGCAGGATTAGCAACTGCTAAAAAGAAGGATTCGACCGGGATTTGTTTTATTGGTGAACGTAATTTTCGCAAATTCTTAAGCGAATTTTTGCCAGCCAAGTCAGGTAAGATGGTTACCGCAGATGGCAAGGTTGTTGGCGAGCATGCCGGCTTAATGTATTACACAATCGGTCAGCGCTCTGGCTTAGGTCTTGGCTCAACTAAGGAGTCAACTGATCCGTGGTTTGTTGTTGGTAAGGATTTAGCAAAGAATGAATTAATTGTTGAACAGGGGTACGACAGTGAACTGTTATACGCAACTAAGTTAGAAGCTAGTGGCATGTCATTCTTTACTGGTCAGCCAGATCATGATTTCAAAATTCATTGTAGCGCCAAGTTCCGTTACCGTCAGTGTGATGTTGGTGTGACGGTTGAATATCACGCAGAACAAAACACTGCTACAGTATACTTTGATGAGCCAGCTCGGGCAGTTACACCCGGTCAGGCACTCGTCCTTTATAACGGTGAGGAATGCCTCGGTGGTGGTAATATTGATGCCGCATATCAAGAAGAAAAGCAGTTACAATTAGTTTAA
- a CDS encoding histidine phosphatase family protein translates to MQIYFVRHGKTEWNLEERFQGGHGDSPLLSQSLIDIKKLGQHLKNIKFRAIYASPLKRAFNTAQGIDDAMNAELPVIIDERLREFNLGKMEGMQFKAAEQKYPTQVNDLWHHPERYDGHQISGENYPEVIARGQSFAREVAQKFSNPDDKVLAVSHGAALSAIMGGLLGFSLKNLRQKGSLNNTSLTILSTDDQGQTWHSLIWNETDFLDRKLSETDAL, encoded by the coding sequence ATGCAGATTTATTTTGTACGGCATGGAAAAACAGAGTGGAATCTTGAAGAACGGTTTCAAGGAGGACATGGGGACTCCCCGCTATTGTCACAAAGTTTAATTGATATTAAAAAGTTGGGTCAGCACCTAAAAAATATTAAATTTAGGGCAATTTATGCTAGTCCGCTAAAACGGGCCTTTAATACAGCGCAAGGAATTGATGATGCAATGAATGCTGAATTACCGGTGATTATTGATGAACGTCTGCGTGAATTTAACTTAGGTAAAATGGAAGGCATGCAATTTAAGGCAGCCGAGCAAAAGTATCCTACACAAGTTAATGACCTGTGGCATCATCCTGAGCGCTATGATGGGCACCAGATTAGTGGTGAAAATTACCCTGAAGTGATTGCTCGTGGTCAAAGCTTTGCCCGTGAAGTTGCGCAGAAATTTTCTAATCCAGATGATAAAGTTTTGGCAGTTAGTCATGGTGCTGCTTTGTCAGCAATTATGGGTGGTTTGTTAGGCTTTTCACTTAAAAATTTGCGCCAAAAGGGTAGCCTAAATAATACTAGTTTGACAATTTTATCTACCGATGACCAAGGCCAAACATGGCACTCATTAATTTGGAATGAGACCGACTTTTTAGACCGTAAACTTTCAGAAACGGATGCATTATAA
- a CDS encoding tetratricopeptide repeat protein, translating to MAKQDKRQADIDQKIHQLITKIDQQPQKADNYLQLATYLLNEGSFAQATQLLEQAKQVVKKPQDLDYDLAVCYYMQGDFDKALTLLDQIPNDDLVLYQKALVYLKIGQQQKALAYALTIKKLDKRVQELLGDIWLSLGQLKEARTSYEQIPPAARSAKVNFLLGITVLEDDREKAQEFLQTAKKLDPKYYQQALDQYSSILKLVKDKGNSND from the coding sequence ATGGCGAAACAGGATAAGCGGCAAGCAGACATTGACCAAAAAATTCACCAATTAATAACCAAAATCGATCAACAGCCGCAAAAGGCGGATAATTATTTGCAACTGGCAACTTATTTACTAAATGAGGGTAGTTTTGCTCAAGCAACGCAATTATTGGAGCAGGCCAAGCAGGTAGTGAAAAAGCCGCAGGACTTAGATTATGATTTAGCGGTTTGCTATTACATGCAAGGAGATTTTGATAAGGCACTAACCTTGCTAGACCAAATTCCAAATGATGATTTAGTTTTATACCAAAAAGCACTAGTCTACCTCAAAATTGGGCAGCAGCAAAAAGCCTTGGCTTATGCGTTGACAATCAAGAAACTGGATAAGCGAGTACAAGAATTATTGGGCGATATTTGGCTTAGCCTGGGTCAATTAAAGGAAGCGCGCACTAGTTATGAGCAAATTCCACCAGCTGCTAGAAGTGCGAAAGTTAATTTCTTACTTGGAATTACGGTTTTGGAAGATGACCGCGAGAAGGCACAAGAATTTTTGCAAACAGCGAAAAAATTGGACCCGAAATATTATCAGCAGGCACTTGACCAGTATTCATCAATTCTTAAATTAGTTAAGGATAAGGGCAATAGTAATGACTGA